The segment ccaattctgttttagttgactttttctataatctttactttttacattatatattgcttcgtggttacgaacgaaatctattaaaatttcgtcgtcctcgctgctccaagacattgttccgaaaaaaaaaacacaaatacgtattaaaaaagcttcaccgctttcaataaaacgttcactaaactatctgacaccgtcaagacggccgtcatgcaaacggcggcaccgctttttgaagttacggcgtcagttaccgctctctaggaaactgccccattttgtttacatagacaacgttctggtgacgtcattcaccgctgtattacggccgctatatgacggcaccgctttcctaggaaaccaaagcttaagagtctgacactccctcacactgaacccacagcgggagtcgtcatttgatgatttcccaaaaaaaatatgtctcaaAGTACCCGAACACCTCTTGTTCACTCATTGTTTACGCTCAAGAAATGGGTCTTCTTTAGTGAAACCGCTGAATTCTTTTATAATTCGTATAATTCCAATATTATATGACTTAGTTGTACGATGCAGACATGATGGTTTTTTAGTTGGGTAAAAAATTGGTGGGAAAAATTACATATGACAATGACATTTGTCAAACGTCAAACTGAACTATAGACAACACTGATTATCACTGATAGACTAAGAAAATTCTGGGCGTAGACATGTCCTCCCCCCGTTGAAGGCCTAGGCTTCAACCTTTAAATCTTCAGGCGAAGGCAGAGGGCACAGTCGAACTAGAGAGCGTCGCACGCAGCCTCTTGAGGTGTTGACATCAGCCACACGCGGAATGTCGTCTGGTCCACGGAACAGTCGCACCACACGCCCCAGACGCCAGTTTAGGGGTGGTACGTTTTCTTCATGGAGAAGAACAAGATCCCCGATGTTTAGCTTTGAGGTGTTGGATTTCCATTTGGTTCGTAGCTGAAGTTCGGATATATATTCTCGCCTCCATCGGTTCCAGAAATCTCGTCTTATTTGCTGAAGGCGGGCGTAGCGTTGTAAGTGGGTAGCCTTGCAGTCATCGTGTGCTGGAGTCGGCAGAGCGTTGAGTGGTCTGCCAATCAAGAAATGCCCTGGGGATAAGGAAAGGAAATCGTCAGGGGATGAAGACAAAGGGCACAAGGGACGGCTATTTAGAACTGCCTCTACTTGTGCGAACAAAGTACAAAGTTCTTCAAATGTGAGATGAGTATTTCCCATGACTCTTTTTATATGGAATTTAGCAGCCTTGACACCAGCCTCCCAAATTCCACCGAAATGAGGACTGTAAGCTGGTATGAACGAAAATTTTATTCCTTCTCCAGCTGCTAACTCAGAGAGAGATTGAGAGTTGGTTTTCAAGAAATGACTAATTTCTTTAGCTGCGGCAACGAAATTTCGGCCATTATCGGAACAAATCTCCGCTGGTAAACCGCGACGTGCAACAAAACGACGGAGGGTCATTATGAAAGCTTCCTTGCTCAAGTCACTGACTGGTTCCAAATGAACGCATTTAAAacgtaaacaaataaacaaacacaaataacATTTTGATAATTTAGCACCGCGCCCTTTTCTGCTTAAGATAAAAAATGGACCGGCATAATCAACACCAACTGCTTTAAATGGATAATCAACTGAGACTCGATGAGCAGGTAAGTTTCCCATTTTAGGATTTAAAGTTTTGCCACGAATACGCACGCAGGTAACGCATTGATTGACAACGCGCCTAGCAAGCTTCCTGCCATTGATAGGCCACACAGCTTCTCTTACTGTTGCTAGCAGTAACTGGGGACCAGCATGTAAATGTTTTAAGTGTTCgcgaataaaataaagttttgtcacATAGTGAGAAGAATCTAATAATACTGgatgttttttattgaaagaataATTAGAATTATCTAATCTCCCACCCACCCTAATCAATTGAGTAGTGGGTTCAAAAAATGGAGataaacttaataatttagatttCGATGACAAGGATTTACTGGcaagcaatattttatattcagaaGGAAAAGATTGTTTTTGCACGACtcgacaaataaaattaaaagcattATTTAATTCAGTTACTGTTAAAAAaccaaataatttattgtgtttatttgattgtttggaattatgtaaaaatcttaaaatatatgcAAATACTCGCTGTAGTCTAGTAAAATTTGAAAATCCTTTAAAATCAAAAGTAGATTCAGGTAAATTAATGTAGTGAACTTTAATTTCAGGTAAATCAATAGATTTGTTAAGTTGTAATATGGGCCATTGTGATTCATCACTATAGAGATAAGACGGACCTTGCCACCACATGACATTATCGCGGAGATGGCAAGCATTTGCACCCCGTGAAATTAAATCTGCGGGATTTGCGTCAGTAGGAACGTAACGCCATGATTTTCGATCCGTAAGATCTAGAATTTCAGAAATTCTGTTGGCAACAAAAGTTTTAAGTTTGCTTGGATCGTTGTTAATCCAACAGAGCACGACATTAGAATCACACCAATGAGTAATTTTTGAAGGAGTGAGTCTTAAAGAATCGGTAATGGACTTACATAAGTTTGCTGCCAATACCGCTGCACACAGCTCGAGGCGAGGTATCGTTGTCGGTTTTACAGGAGCAACCTTGGATTTTGAGCATAAAAGCCTCACTGTTACCTCGTTATCTTTATTAAGCGATCTCATGTAGATGCAAGCCCCGTACGCGACTTGCGAAGCGTCACAGAATGAGTGAAGTTCAATGAATTTTGGTGAATCACAAATAACTTTACGTGGGATACGAAGGTCTGCAAGTAAAGGTAAGTTTTTAGAAATCTCATACCACTTTTCCTTTAAATCATCAGGCACAGGCTGATCCCAGTCAATGCCTTCACACCACAAATTTTGTAtgagtatttttgtttgaataatgCATGGACTTATTAGACCAAGTGGATcaaaaattttgaaagattGTGAAGTTATGAATCTCTTAGTAATTAACTCAtttgaattatttgaatttattcttACAGGTATATGAAACGAGTCATCCTTTGGATCCCAGCCGAGGCCGAGAGTACTGGAAGACTCACTTAAGGTAAGTTTATCCTTTGTATTAATTTCGAcgatattatgaaataattcaGGTAAGTTAGTTTTGAACTTTCGCAATGGGAAACAAGCCGAATTTAGAGTATTAGTTAAAGCCTTTTGAATATATATTAGCTGACTTTCGCTATCGGACCCAGTGATGACGTCATCGACTAGAAAGTCATTTTGAATTatcgtttttattaatttatcaccGCACTCTTCTCCCACCTGCCAAAGACATCTTGTGCTAAGGTAACTGGCACTTGCAGTTCCGTAAGTAACAGTACCTAGTCGCAGAGTTTGAATAGGATGAGACTCGTCTTCTCTCCATAGTATTAATTGAAGGTCACAATCCTCCGGGGACACAGCCACCTGTCTATACATCTTGGCTATGTCTCCAGTAAGAAGGTACTTGTATTGACGCGATCTAACCAAAATGGAAAATAGAGAATTTTGTAAATTAGGTCCTACCATAAGGATATCATTTAAAGAATATCCAGAGGCAGTGGGAGCGGAGCCGTCGAAGACCACTCTGATTTTAGTGGACTCGCTGTCCTCTTTGAAGACAGCGTGATGACCTAGAAAGTATGAAGGATTTGGAATTGAAATAGGTGACACAGAGAGATGACCTAATTCTGAATATTCACGAATGAATTCTACATATTGTGACTTTAGTGTAGGATTTTTTCTAAATCTTTTCTCAAGATTAAGGAGACGTTTTTTTGCTTGACTGTATGAGTCACCGAGACAGTCTGGCGATTCCTTTAGTGGTAATCTGACACAGAACCTCCCGTTATCCAAACGAAATgtgttatttagaaaatgatttTCACAAGCAGTATCCTCGGGACTGAGAATTCTTTTTGGAGGAACACTCTCAATTTCCCAAAATTTTGTGAGGATGTCGTGTAGCTCGTTATTTGAAATAGTTGCATGATTgcattgaatattttgtttggaaATTGGAAAATTAATTGGTCCGGCTATAATCCAGCCCAATttagaattttgtaattttggatTCTTGGGACCTAGAGGGCGCTGTTCGCCAACTATGATATCCCAGAACAAGTCTGCTCCGATGAGCATATCAACGGGAGCAGGTTCATTGAACTTAGGGTCGGCTAATACGATATCTTTTGGAATTTTAAGGTTTTGGACATCAACTGGGACCTTTGGAATGTCACCGGTAAGCTGATGAAGAATGTAGCAAGACAAATTCACTTGGTAAGTGCCTTGGATTGATTTAAGGTGAGTATTACAACTTTCTATtactttattacaattattgttACCTATTCCAATAACAGTTAATGGATTTATTGTATCacattttaaacttaatttttgTTGCAGAGATTTGGTGATGAAAGAAGATTGGCTGCCACTATCCAGCAAAGCACGAACCTTCTCTGATTTGTTATTCATAGGATTATAAACTTCTATTATTGCAGTAGACAAAAGTACATACGGATTACTTTGTTGTGAAAATGCTGAGATAGTCTCAATGCTACTATCATCAGTGGTGCTACTAGTACAGTGAGCGGACACGCTAGGATCATGAAGAAGAGAGTTATGTCTTTGATTACATTGCCTACACGAGCCCATGAAGCACTCAGAAACAGGATGTCCTTGTCGCAAACAGTTCTTGCACAATTTATATGCAGACACACATGCAAGCTTTTCTGCAATCGATTTAGATTGAAAATCTGGACAATTATAAATTCTGTGATTTCCATTACATACAACACAAAGATAACCTTTAGACGAATTATTGCTTGCTTGTGAAGTACTTGGAGATGCAAATGAAGTAGTATTTTGAAAACGATTggatttattaatatatttatttttagaagtaaACGGATTTGATGATTGTGATTGTTtagagatattattattattatttaattatttgttacGGTTGAGAGACTCAAGGACATCAGCCCGGTCAATGAGAAATTTTTTGAATTGATctaattttggtattttatctAAAGTATTGCGGAACTCTTGCCACTTTTGTGTAGTATGATTATCCAATTTAGCAGATAACAGGAATATAACCATATAATCACAGGCAGGATTGTCTGTGCTTAGGCCTAAACTATTTAAAGCTCTTAAATTTTTAGTTATGTTATCTACCAAGTAACGCAGTGACTTGTCTGACTCACGCGTCAGCTGCTGAACATTGAATAATGAATCTAGATGATGATCGACAAGAATTCTTTCATTATCATACCGTTCACAAACAAGATTCCAAGCCTCTTTATAATTGGCTGAAGAAATCTCAAGGTTAGATATAATACGTGCAGCATCACCCTCTAGGTATGACACTAAGTAATGAAATTTGTGTATGTCTTGAATACGATCATTTTTGTGAATCAGACTGACATATGTGTCCCTAAACTCCAACCAACGGAAATGGGAACCGTTAAATttcgaaatttgaatttgaGGTAAACGAAAACCAATGTTTTGATGATCAGAGTCCGCATGGATCATGACAGATTGACGACGCTTACTATCATCATCAGTTGTGTATTTTTGTAACTCAGTCTTGGCTATAGCAATATATTGAACAATATCATGCTCGATGCGTTCCCTCTCATCAAGTTCCGAGTCAATATTTGAAGAATTAACAACCTCAATCTCGTTCTGTATATTGTCAAACCTTGTCGATAATCCTTGAAATTTCTGTAATTTTAAATCTAACTCTGCAAGTTCTATTGTAGATATTTCTTTTAGACTACAAACTTTATCTAAGTAATTTTTGAACTTAGTGACTTGTCCTTTAATAGAACTGCGCTTTACAAATAATTCCTTTAATGATGACTTTGAAACAGGCTTTTCACTACTTTCACTTGCCATTTTGAACAATAAATCTAAGTATTTAATGTAATCTTCAAAATATGTAACACTacacttttataaaatgtttagttaTCGACAAAGttcaaataattaagaaaaggAATAAAACTTAAGAATTCTCACGTTCCTTTTCTCGGTGGAATCCACTGGGAAACTGGTCTCAGCTGGAAGCAGTGCTCGCAACAGCCGAACGGGCAGCGATAAACTTTGAACCCCACTTGTTCACCCAGAGTACTTCCTGAAAATTTCGGTAAATTGGCCTAAATATGACGAAAATAACAATTTGAATGATTGACCACTTTCCACTAACACTCTATTATTATGTTGATTAGCATAAAATGCTCAGAACTTTGGGAAATAACGaaaatgcaatattattttgttgtgtagGGTATACTATTTATATGttgactttttagttttttttgcacAAAAAACTAAGGAAAATAGCACAAATAGAGGTTAGTTACTGGAATATGGATAATTAAGAATGGATTTATAGGTATGGACTTTGGAAATTATGGAATTTGGGTGAAATAAAAGGAACAAAGGATGGCACTTAACTTGGCGCTGATGCTGAAGAATATCGGTGTTCCGGCACGATCTTTGGCTGATTCGTTGGCCAGGAAGGCAAGGCTAGTCTCCAACACCAAAATCTTCGATTTCCGTTGAATTTTGTGAATTTTGTATCACCGAGTATGACGCCACTCGTGATGATATTTCCAACTCTGCAGATTCTTGAAAATGTCCTGTTTACGGTCGCCAAATTTCTTGTTTACGCTCAAGAAATGGGTCTTCTTTAGTGAAACCGCTGAATTCTTTTATAATTCGTATAATTCCAATATTATATGACTTAGTTGTACGATGCAGACATGATGGTTTTTTAGTTGGGTAAAAAATTGGTGGGAAAAATTACATATGACAATGACATTTGTCAAACGTCAAACTGAACTATAGACAACACTGATTATCACTGATAGACTAAGAAAATTCTGGGCGTAGAcactcataactgatcgttttggtcacgccACCGTAAGTATTTGACCCaaaagaagacgcctgacctacctgcattatgacatctctcatctttccttactccgttgTATGACACctagaaacttttttttttttttttttttttggtatggcatctcgcagttcagcctaggaggccgtgtactgcttaaccggacttttccctgtggatgcctagaatttaaggcctccagccaggggcgtaaaacaacttataaactaagcgactgcgctaagggtaccccctgtggggtcggacctcggctagggcgtcgctggggaggcagcaaagggacaggctggatcatatgatcattattattaaatggggaatttaaagctactggctcagctcgcgggctggctcgatgagcaagggtcgggaggacagagaacgggacgtcgcggcggacctcggcggcgaggtttgtacgaacgcggtttgtgtttgtgtagggtgctagtgagtttactactctcttggaggacagttatctcatcgtcaggttctagaagggcatgcctagggcggcgaatcctactgatgcgggagggagtataattactggctgacacgataagtgagttatcgtgtttctcagcgcgttcgaagtaccgtatggcggcacgcttcatatactggcggatggtagggatttttaagtcgagatgaagaatctcatttcgaacataatagggagctcttgtgattttccgtaaagcacggttttgaagggcctgcattctgtgaaggcggcgatggcttgcctgtgcgaacacagggcaagcatacatcatgacggggcgtatgcacgatacgtagaggcgtaacttgcttttaagagataatttgctctttgagttgagcaagaagtgcaatctgccgtacacaaaggctgctctagagcgcaccttacgtatgtgctcggcgaatgagaggcgctggtctaagattacacctagatatttggcatgctccttccaaggaatcggcctaccaaacatggtgactgacgggggcgcgggagg is part of the Helicoverpa zea isolate HzStark_Cry1AcR chromosome 26, ilHelZeax1.1, whole genome shotgun sequence genome and harbors:
- the LOC124642852 gene encoding uncharacterized protein LOC124642852 codes for the protein MGSCRQCNQRHNSLLHDPSVSAHCTSSTTDDSSIETISAFSQQSNPYVLLSTAIIEVYNPMNNKSEKVRALLDSGSQSSFITKSLQQKLSLKCDTINPLTVIGIGNNNCNKVIESCNTHLKSIQGTYQVNLSCYILHQLTGDIPKVPVDVQNLKIPKDIVLADPKFNEPAPVDMLIGADLFWDIIVGEQRPLGPKNPKLQNSKLGWIIAGPINFPISKQNIQCNHATISNNELHDILTKFWEIESVPPKRILSPEDTACENHFLNNTFRLDNGRFCVRLPLKESPDCLGDSYSQAKKRLLNLEKRFRKNPTLKSQYVEFIREYSELGHLSVSPISIPNPSYFLGHHAVFKEDSESTKIRVVFDGSAPTASGYSLNDILMVGPNLQNSLFSILVRSRQYKYLLTGDIAKMYRQVAVSPEDCDLQLILWREDESHPIQTLRLGTVTYGTASASYLSTRCLWQVGEECGDKLIKTIIQNDFLVDDVITGSDSESQLIYIQKALTNTLNSACFPLRKFKTNLPELFHNIVEINTKDKLTLSESSSTLGLGWDPKDDSFHIPVRINSNNSNELITKRFITSQSFKIFDPLGLISPCIIQTKILIQNLWCEGIDWDQPVPDDLKEKWYEISKNLPLLADLRIPRKVICDSPKFIELHSFCDASQVAYGACIYMRSLNKDNEVTVRLLCSKSKVAPVKPTTIPRLELCAAVLAANLWHFLIGRPLNALPTPAHDDCKATHLQRYARLQQIRRDFWNRWRREYISELQLRTKWKSNTSKLNIGDLVLLHEENVPPLNWRLGRVVRLFRGPDDIPRVADVNTSRGCVRRSLVRLCPLPSPEDLKVEA